One segment of Tamandua tetradactyla isolate mTamTet1 chromosome 13, mTamTet1.pri, whole genome shotgun sequence DNA contains the following:
- the MLDHR gene encoding LOW QUALITY PROTEIN: mitochondrial lactate dehydrogenase regulator (The sequence of the model RefSeq protein was modified relative to this genomic sequence to represent the inferred CDS: deleted 1 base in 1 codon) → MWRDSLCTAAGYALGVGTRLRSVLSSRKLQP, encoded by the exons ATGTGGCGGGACTCTTTGTGCACTGCGGCAGGATATGCGTTG GGCGTCGGGACGCGGCTGCGCTCAGTTCTCTCCTCTCGGAAGCTGCAGCCATGA